The following are encoded together in the Montipora foliosa isolate CH-2021 chromosome 12, ASM3666993v2, whole genome shotgun sequence genome:
- the LOC137980974 gene encoding adenosine receptor A3-like has protein sequence MSTTSFTVHRQTMEDFFCSTDLSERIHIPLICLSVVNIIFALTATMGNTLIVVALQRETSLHPSSKVLLRNLAVTDLCVGIVSQPLQIACFLTLLYRLSQICHYVYKVSRTASTILCGVSLSTTTAVSVDRLLALLLRLRYRQVVTLKRIYGAVIWFWACSIFTAGTSYWDYAVWRALVISSTSLGLVASIYCYSKIFLTLRRYQNQVRDNAQEQANQTIPPSKMKRYRKTVYSGMCVQLALVSCYLPYLLVSSFAYREMRRRQSAAFYLAVKSTVTLLYFNSSLNPILYCWKIKEVRQAVKDNLRQLFRSSNQQLRKDTENNTDSAECR, from the coding sequence ATGTCGACAACAAGTTTTACAGTACATCGCCAAACAATGGAGGACTTTTTCTGCTCTACAGATTTATCTGAAAGGATACACATCCCGCTAATATGTCTTTCAGTGGTCAACATTATTTTTGCCCTGACTGCAACCATGGGAAATACATTAATCGTCGTTGCCCTTCAGAGAGAAACGTCCTTACATCCGTCTTCCAAAGTCTTGCTTCGAAATCTGGCGGTAACGGATCTCTGTGTTGGTATCGTTTCACAACCACTTCAAATTGCTTGCTTCCTAACTTTGTTGTATAGATTGTCACAAATTTGTCACTACGTCTATAAAGTGAGTCGAACTGCAAGCACCATTCTGTGTGGAGTATCACTGTCGACAACAACCGCCGTTAGTGTGGACAGACTTCTTGCTCTGTTGTTAAGACTCAGGTACAGACAAGTTGTAACCCTCAAACGAATATATGGAGCTGTGATCTGGTTTTGGGCTTGCTCAATCTTCACGGCAGGCACTTCGTATTGGGATTACGCTGTATGGCGTGCCTTGGTGATTTCTTCAACGTCATTGGGTCTTGTTGCATCCATTTACTGTTACTCGAAGATTTTCCTCACGCTGCGCCGTTATCAAAATCAAGTTCGAGACAACGCCCAGGAACAAGCGAATCAAACAATTCCACCGAGTAAAATGAAACGATACAGAAAAACAGTGTACAGTGGAATGTGCGTACAGTTGGCATTAGTTTCGTGTTATTTGCCATATTTGTTGGTGTCGTCATTCGCATATCGAGAGATGCGAAGAAGACAGTCGGCAGCTTTTTATCTTGCGGTGAAAAGTACAGTGACTTTGCTTTATTTTAATTCATCTCTAAACCCCATtctttattgctggaagatcaAAGAAGTGAGACAAGCCGTGAAGGACAACTTGAGGCAGTTGTTTCGTTCTTCAAACCAACAGTTACGAAAAGACACAGAGAATAATACAGACTCGGCAGAATGTCGGTGA
- the LOC137980973 gene encoding trace amine-associated receptor 9-like — MSTTNFTGHSQKLEDIFCSTGLSERIHIPLICLSAVNIIFALTATMGNTLIVVALQRETSLHPPSKVLLRNLAVTDLCVGIVSQPLQIARFLTLLYKLPQICRYIYAVSRTASTILCGVSLSTTTAVSVDRLLALLLRLRYRQVVNLKRIYGAVILFWAGSILMAAIWHWDQTVWLVLVISSTSLCLVTSIFCYSKIFLTLRRYRNQVRDNAQEQTNQTFSLSIMKRYRKTLYSGMCVQLALVSCYLPFLLVSPFEYRENVMRRRQSTAFYVAVESTVTLLYFNSTLNPILYCWKIKEVRQAVKDILKQLFCF, encoded by the coding sequence ATGTCGACAACAAATTTTACAGGACACAGCCAAAAATTAGAGGACATTTTCTGCTCGACAGGTTTATCTGAAAGGATACACATCCCGCTAATATGTCTTTCAGCCGTCAATATAATTTTTGCCCTGACTGCAACCATGGGAAATACATTAATCGTCGTTGCCCTTCAGAGAGAAACATCGTTACATCCGCCTTCCAAAGTCTTGCTTCGAAACCTGGCGGTAACGGATCTCTGTGTTGGTATCGTTTCACAACCACTTCAAATTGCTCGCTTCCTGACTCTGTTGTATAAATTGCCACAAATTTGTCGCTACATCTATGCAGTGAGTCGGACTGCAAGCACCATTCTGTGTGGAGTATCACTGTCGACAACAACCGCCGTTAGTGTGGACAGACTTCTTGCTCTGTTGTTAAGACTCAGGTACAGACAAGTTGTAAACCTCAAACGAATATATGGAGCTGTGATCTTGTTTTGGGCTGGCTCAATCCTCATGGCAGCCATTTGGCATTGGGACCAGACTGTATGGCTTGTTTTGGTGATTTCTTCAACTTCATTGTGTCTTGTGACATCCATTTTCTGTTACTCGAAGATTTTCCTCACCCTGCGTCGTTATCGAAATCAAGTTCGAGACAACGCCCAGGAACAAACGAATCAAACATTTTCACTGAGTATAATGAAACGATACAGAAAGACATTGTACAGTGGAATGTGCGTACAGTTGGCATTAGTTTCGTGTTATTTGCCTTTTTTGTTGGTGTCGCCATTCGAATATCGAGAGAATGTGATGCGAAGAAGACAGTCAACAGCTTTTTATGTAGCAGTGGAAAGCACAGTGACCTTGCTTTATTTTAATTCAACTCTAAACCCCATTCTTTACTGCTGGAAGATCAAAGAAGTGAGACAAGCTGTGAAGGACATCTTGAAGCAGTTGTTTTGTTTCTAA